gtcaagtagaggcatactagggacactctactttgtctatgtattcacacatgtactatgtttccagttaatacaattctagcatgaataataaacatttgtcatcatataagaaaatataaataacaactttattattgcctctagggcatatttccttcacctagtgGCATGGCTTTAGCAACAATGACCCCTACATCAGCTTGCGGGGCCCTTCAATGGTGCTATTATTGAAGTTAGTGTGTCTCATTCGGAATTTTTCTTGAAATAAACTTCAAGCTTTATTAATTAGATATAATAGTTACATCGTCAATAAGGAGAGATACACTATCATCCATAGGCTCGTCAAACCAATCTCTAGTCGCAAAAAATTTCGCTAGCCTAGCAACTTCATGAGCAACCTTATTTGCTTCCCTATTAGAATGTTCAAACCTAGTAACAGTAAATTCGCAAGTCATAAAATAACAATCATCGAACACTGCCACCGCCCGCTCCCGTCGATTGTCCTTCATTTTTCATTGTGTCAATCACTTCCGTATTATCCAAGTTGACAATAAGGGGTGATTGTACCCGCCTTCTGTGCAAGGGTAAGGCCAAACCTTAGTGCCAATGCTTCTGTTATTAGTACATCAGCACAATAGTCAATCCTCCAACTTTCGGCAACAATGAACCTTCCTTTATCATCTCTGAGGACTGCCCCTGCCGTGCCTCTAAGCAGATCATGGTCAAAAGAAGCATCAACATAGCTTCACAAAACCCATGGAAGGTCTAAACCATCCCCCTATTTTACTGACTGCCTTAGGGGAGTTTGCTTTAACATAGTTTGCCGTTATAGGATGAGCCCCCATCGAAGTTTGATATGCATCTTGAGACTTTCCTTCATGAACTAGTTTACGTCTATCCCACCATAAATACCAAGCTGTTATAACGATTATTATCACTCTGTACCTTTCATTGTCTTAGACCATATTATGCACAAAGTAAGACTATGAAATTTGTAGTGTACGGTTCTTATCCGGGAAAAAAATTTGAATACAAATTCAAACAAATAAATAATATCTCCATGCCAAAATATAGCCAACAAAAATGTCATATATGTGTATTTGGTGGGGGGCGCAAATATGAGGTACTTTCTTCCATTTTTACTACAATTGATGTGTTTTTATGTGTGTCATCCAAAGTACACCTTTGCGACCTCTTTGATTCGAAGGAATCCACATGAAGTTTGGAGGGCCCTATTCCTTatgttttttctttccttttccctAAAACTTTTGTGTTTGCATAGTTATAAAATAAACTATATAAACGTCGTTTGTTCCATGACAACTATCTCATACACCTAGGCTCATAGAAATATTTTAGTGCTTTCCATATGGTGTAGCCAAACATCTTCCGATATCCATTTTGCATACTCAATTCATTAAGGATACAACAGCCAACAGGCCATGGCATTCAATCATGTTTTTTCTTTATTACCGCATTATTTGATACGCATGAAACATGAAGACAATTGATATTTTCATGGTTTTGATCCCTACATAAATCCAGGATATCCACCATTACGACTCCTTGAGTTCCAATGAAGTTTCTAGTTTATCTGGCTTGTTGGTCAAGGATAACCCCACTAAAGTCACTATCTTGTCTCATCGAGGAGTATATAATGCAATAATGCATCCTATAAGTGGCATTTGCTATAAGAAGTCAAATGCTAAAGATCACCGGTCattatccagaatacaatcaataaTAGAGAGACGCCAACTCTCTTAAACTTATCTTCCTTTCTTTATACTGAACCTAAACACAACATGGAGCAATCAATCAAAATGTACTAAATAAAATTTCATCCAAATTTCTAGTCTAGACGAGCAAGGTGGCCAACGCCACTAGACGAGACATCGTTGCACTAAGAGCACCATTGAAGAGACGCATAGTGGCTGGAAGAGATCATCAACGCTAGAGCCATACCACCAATGCCAAGTACCGCCACACTACCTACACACACGCCAACGACACTGAGAGTTCCACTAAGGATGACTTGCATTTGATATGGTGGAGGCACCAGCCATGTCGCCCTAGAAAGAACGAGTTGGGGCGAGATAGGGGCTTTTTAACCACCATCGATCAACTATAATCCTATGCCTAAATATCTCAACTATAATCATTCTACATTTTTTCATTGTCTTAGCCACGTTACGAACAAAGTAAGAATGCACGAAATTTGGAGGATAAGATTCTTATCTGGAAAATTCTTTGGTACCATTTCCAACAAGTAAATTTTATGGAGTAAATTTCTAGTCTGAAACAAGATTTGGATGAAATTTATTTCGATGGTACCTGGCATGAGGTGTCATCCAAATCTCATGGGAGACATCGTCGTGTCATCCAAATTTCAGACAAGTAAATTTCATCCACGTTATGAACAAAGTAATATCTTAAACCCATTGAAATTTATATGGAGTTTGGCTATTTCACAAGATTTTTGGATGGAACCTGGCATGAGGCGTTCTATTCATTTGTAATGTGTTGTTATGTGCGTCATCCTCTTTGATTCAAAGAACTTGCACGCGAAATTTGGAGGATCCTATTCATTTGAATTTATTTCCATATAGCTTGGTTGCTTTGTATAATTAGAAACTATAGGAACTTCTGTTTGATCCCATGATGGGATGTCATATGCCAAATCTCCTTCGAAATATTTCAGTGCTTTTCGTGTGGTTTAACCAAACAACTTTTGTAAGGATTTATATGTATTCAGATCAATTAGGATTGAACAAACCATGCCATCCAATTCCTGCATTTTTTTCTACCGCCACATTTTTCTTGTGGGGGCTATCACCACATTATTTGACAAGTGTGAAATACTAAGAACATTGATATTTTTCGCGGGTTTGGTTCCTAATTTCCTACAGAAATGAGAAATCCATGATATATGCCACTTCAATTCATGACAGTATCTAGCTTAGTTGGTCAACGAGAACCTCACCAAGTCACTATCTTATCATAGTGACAAGTGAGGAGTATACAGCGCAATAATGCGTCCGTCGTATAAGTGACACTTGCTTCAATAAGTCAAATGCCCATGATCATCAATCATTATCCAAAATACAATCAATAATCGAGATGAGTCAACTCTCCTAAACTTCTCGTGACTAGTCCTTCTCTGCATTCGGCCCTaagactacccacaatgggagtaacatagatagtaacatcacacatatctagataaaatagatgatgtggcaagcaataagtgAAGAAATAGAAgtaagtggtaacatagctagttaataGTAGTATGAGTaatatcacacatatcaaggcaaaatgtatctatagcctaataaatgaagtgttgcatgttaccacacatatgttacttcccactatagaggtagtaatactagtctatgttactacccattgtggctagtctaaacgAAACGCAACATGGGACGGCGAGCCGGGAGCATTCAAATTAAAAGATCATTTCAATATTCAATATGTTAGAATATATCACCCGTCTTTTGATTAGTTTATATTTTTGGATGAATTGAATGAAGCATGAATTTAATACCATCAATCAGTGAGTTTTGTACATTAGCGACACAATCAATTGCCGGGTAGCAATCAATCAATCAAAATAGTATCAGAAAGAAGATTTGATTCTAATTTCCAATCAATCAGTTTGTACACTAGCGACCGCGAACAGCAATTTCCAATCGCGTCGACAGAAAGGGAGTaggaaaatggaaacacaaaaaagGGACGGAATGTGCACACGGGGCATATGCCATATGGCAACGCAGATCACGATCGCGGATCCGCCGGCGCGTgggacggcggaggcggcgtggCGGCGCCGGAGAAGGCGTCATCGGAGGAGGCGGGGTGGAGTGCCCGGATCTTGATGTGGTACCGCGGCGGCCTGGTGGCGGTGGTGTTGTCGTCGTAGCCGAAGCCGAGGTGCGCGCCGCACTTGCGGCAGAGCAGGCGCGTGCGGCGCGCGAAGAGGCGGCGCGCGCGCAGGTCGAGGCAGCGGAACTCGTCGAGGTGGCCGAACCGCGCGTCGTCGATGGCGTCGAACACCACCACCGCCGCgccccgccagccccgccgcctcgccccgccggcGCCGGCCCCCACGATCCCCGCCGTGTCCCGCGCCGACGAGCTCAGCTTCAGGTCGTACCCGCACCGCCCGCAGCTGCACGCACGGAGAAACAAGGCCGCGTCAGCACGGTGATCCATGGCGCGGACGAACGCATCGAGAAACCAAGAAAGCCGAATGCGGCCAGGCGAGAGTGGTAGACGGACCAGTAGGTGACGGTGGAGGCGGTCCGGGGGAGAAGGGGAGAAGGCGTCCCCGTGCGCTTGTCGGACTCCATGGATCGATCCGTGAGCTGCTCCGATTGTCACTTGTTTCCTGATTTGTCTTGCGTGGAATGGGAGATGGACGAAGGGTATATATAGCCATTAGGGCAAGGCCCGAGGTGGGAAGGTGGGAGAGTGTGTGGGGTCGCGCCGACCGCATCCAGGTCAGGTGGGCGGGCGGGCGCGGGCGGGGGGAACATGCCGGTCGATGGTGGCCGGTGGGCGGTGGTGCCCTGCGGGCTGCGGGTCGTCTCCTCTGCCTGCCCTGCCCACGTTGCTGCGACCGACCCGGTCATCGTCACTGTGACGAGCTCGGCCACCAGCCCACCACCATGCATCATTACTCTGCATTTTCCTATGTCTTGGTCTAAGATTTTCTTAGAAATTTGTTTACCCACCCTGTCGATGGGTCAATGGAACATTTACTTTATCCTGGTTTTGTTTGAGTAATGAATAATGCAATAATGGTCATGAAAAAAACTATATACGGCTGCaaatgcactgtacaagtaacactTGGCGCCTTCGTttaagggggtgtttggttcagaagtcttaggactttttctagtcccagagactaatcaaaaaagactttccagtagagtctttttctagtccTTGTAAAAAAAGTCCTTCCCGTTTGGTtcctagggactttttctagtctctgggATTAAAAAGTCCATGAACCAAACACCGCCTAAGTCGATGCTCGAGGTCTACCATTTATCCAAAAACGGAAAGTCGATGCCCGGGACAAGGTACTTTCTTGCACTTCTCTTTGTTCTGGCTTCTGATGAGACCGAAGGACAAGATGCTTGATACCGCCCTGCAAATAAAAAAGCGCTCAGTCCGAGTACTATGATTTCAATActcctccctccgtctcataatataagagcgtttctaAGACTGCACTGTTGTAAAAAATGCTCTTATTATGAGGCAGAGAGAGTGCGCGTTATACTCTCGTACAACTTATCTATGATTTCGggacccttttttttcttttctttgttttttttcttgttttctagTTTTCGCGGTGTATTTTTATTTTTAGCACGTGAGCAATTTTCAATTTTCCTGATTTCTTTAAAAGGTCTTGAAATTTAAAACTCATGCACGCTGTATAGAAATTCATGATTTCTCTTCTTTAACAGCCATTGTTTTTTTGAAATTCAAACGTTTACAAAAATAATGAGCAATTTTATTCATCCTTTTTTAAAATTCGAAAAATAGAGAAAAATACGTAAATTCACAATTCCCTTTAAAATTCGTGGAAAATTTTAAAGAGAATTATTACTATTTTAAATTGAAAAAATTTCATGAACATACTTTTAAATCCTTGTTTTAAATTACTATTTAAATTGTAAAAACAAATTGTGAACATTATTTCAATTTCTGATTAAAAAGTGTGAACCTTTTCAAATTTTATAATATTTTAATAAATTAATGAACATTCTAAAATCTAGTGAGTAGGATTTAATTCTGCAAGGATTTTTTTTGTGAATGTGGTCAATTTTTTAAAATCATGTATAACTTTTTTTCAGGTGCATTTTAAATTTTTTGTAAACTTTTTATAGTGAATAGTTGTCGATATTTTAAGTCATTTTTTTCAGCAAAGTAGTACTTGTAAGAACGGAGCTTCCAAACCGTGTAACGAAAGCACAAACGACTGTTTCCCGAGAACGAACACATGACTAACTGGGCTGGCTTCGAGAAAGCCCAAGAGGataaaaggtactccctccgtaaagaaatataagagtgtttagatcactacgttagtgatctaaacactcttacatttctttacagagggagtactatcttCGTCCCAAAGTATACTTTAAACTGCAAAAATGTCTTCTATTTTGGGACAGAGGTAGTATGCTTTTAGTGACAACTTCATGCTTAGAGCATGTGAACGGCGCAGCCAATCTCCTTTGGAAACTCTTATATGACGCATACTGCGTTAGTTTAATGAGCAATCGAGTAGCCCATGTAACACAACGAGCCATTGTGTGCTTGGcatatgttttctgttttttcttcttccttgtttctTGTGTTTTTTAGGTTTTTAAGAAAAAAATCAAACATTATTTATTTATTGAAATTGAACAGTTTTGAAAACTATCAACATTACTTTAGAAAGTTTCCCAATATTTTTTAGATTATCTACTTTTAAAAAGTCTTTTTTTCCCAAAAGTTGTGAACACTTTTCAATTCTTGAGAATATTTTGTAGAAAACGCAAACATTTTTAATTTGGGGAAtattaaaaaaattctgaaaacttttaTGATAGAAAACAAAATAGCTAACGAAATATAAGTAGAAAAAATAACAGGAAAAAAAGAAAACTTCTTGAAGGTTCCAAAAATGCAAAACAAATACCAGTGCTGGTTCCCAAAACAGAAATCCTAGCTAGCTAGCAAAACTAGCCGCCTTGGCACCCCTAAAAAAAGCAAAACTAGCCGGCTTGGCACTTTTCCCCAATGAGAGGCAAATAGGAAGGTCAACTTCTTCTGCCCGTTGGGTATGATGGCAATTAAAAAAATTCGCACCAATAAACTATATTTGTCACGTTTGAAAAATGTCCACATGCTGTAAATGTAACTGATGTTAACTAAATTATAAATTCGGTGGAAGAGCTTCCACTGTCCCAAGTTCCTCAAAAAAATGTTCACttgtttaaaaaatatgttcacttgtttaaaaaatatgttcgttaatttcttcaaaatgtttatacaatgtaaaaaatgttgcataatttagaaattattttttaaattcaaaaagaAATTTcgtgtttttttcaaaaaaaatcaggagTTTCAAGAATATGCTAGTGTCATTTAAAACATTGTTTATGCAATGTTAAGAAAAATGTTCGCTTGATTTTTCT
The sequence above is a segment of the Triticum dicoccoides isolate Atlit2015 ecotype Zavitan chromosome 1A, WEW_v2.0, whole genome shotgun sequence genome. Coding sequences within it:
- the LOC119363064 gene encoding uncharacterized protein At4g08330, chloroplastic-like, translating into MESDKRTGTPSPLLPRTASTVTYCCGRCGYDLKLSSSARDTAGIVGAGAGGARRRGWRGAAVVVFDAIDDARFGHLDEFRCLDLRARRLFARRTRLLCRKCGAHLGFGYDDNTTATRPPRYHIKIRALHPASSDDAFSGAATPPPPSHAPADPRS